One window of the Granulicella arctica genome contains the following:
- a CDS encoding MBL fold metallo-hydrolase: protein MIHEILRVGPLQCNCSILGDETSREAMVIDPGDDIPRILAVLARHKLTVKQIIITHAHIDHIAGAQHLKRLTGAPILYNERDIPLVRMMDEQAGWLGIATPEVALPDGHLADGQTIAVTGISGTIIHTPGHTEGSVCLHIPGENLLLAGDTLFAGSVGRTDLPGGDTKTLIDSIQSRLITLPESTKVVPGHGGNTFIGVERETNPFLQDY from the coding sequence ATGATCCACGAGATTCTCCGCGTCGGCCCCCTCCAGTGCAACTGCTCCATCCTCGGCGATGAGACCTCCCGCGAAGCCATGGTCATTGACCCCGGCGACGACATCCCCCGCATCCTCGCCGTCCTCGCCCGTCACAAGCTCACCGTCAAGCAGATCATCATCACCCACGCACACATCGACCACATCGCCGGAGCCCAGCACCTCAAGCGCCTTACCGGCGCGCCCATCCTCTACAACGAGCGCGACATCCCTCTCGTCCGCATGATGGACGAACAAGCCGGTTGGCTCGGCATCGCCACACCTGAAGTAGCTCTACCCGACGGCCACCTCGCCGATGGCCAGACGATTGCCGTCACGGGCATCAGCGGCACCATCATCCACACCCCCGGCCACACCGAGGGTAGCGTCTGCCTCCACATCCCCGGCGAAAACCTCCTCTTGGCCGGAGACACCCTTTTCGCCGGAAGCGTAGGCCGCACCGACCTCCCCGGAGGCGACACCAAGACCCTCATCGACTCCATCCAGAGCCGCCTCATCACCCTTCCCGAAAGTACTAAAGTAGTCCCCGGTCACGGCGGCAACACCTTCATTGGCGTCGAACGCGAGACAAACCCATTTCTTCAAGATTATTAG
- the secG gene encoding preprotein translocase subunit SecG translates to MIYLLVVIHVIVCLFLIGVVLLQQGKSADLAGAFGGQGSQTAFGPRGAANLLTKLTAYAAVLFMLISIALTILLSRASGDHSVLSGTPSSQTTPKK, encoded by the coding sequence ATGATCTATCTGCTCGTTGTCATCCATGTGATCGTCTGCCTCTTCCTCATTGGTGTCGTCCTGCTTCAGCAGGGCAAGTCGGCCGACCTAGCCGGAGCCTTCGGCGGACAGGGTTCGCAGACCGCCTTCGGTCCTCGCGGCGCGGCCAACCTGCTTACCAAGCTGACTGCCTATGCGGCCGTTCTCTTCATGCTCATCTCGATCGCGCTCACCATCCTGCTCTCTCGCGCCTCCGGTGACCACTCCGTACTCTCCGGCACGCCCTCGTCCCAGACAACCCCAAAGAAGTAA
- a CDS encoding aldehyde dehydrogenase (NADP(+)), protein METQELKLAGLSLIGTHHPASTGKEFYGINPATGAKLEPAFHSATTADVDQAAALAATAAPAYAALTGKQRAAFLRSIADGLTAQGEAIIARANQESGLPLPRLTGELGRTTGQLKLFADLLDEGSWVDARIDLALPDRKPLPRADLRSMLRPLGPVAVFGASNFPLAFSVAGGDTASALAAGNPVIVKAHPAHPGTSELVGLIIRQAVANAGLPAGVFSLLFDSGIEIGVALVQHPTIKAVAFTGSAPAGQALMRLAAGRPEPIPCYAEMGSTNPLFILPNAMRERSAQLAQGLQGSFTLGSGQFCTKPGVVFIPEADSAAFTEALQTGVSTLGQNGMLTEGIATKYNKAVQQRLAEGQAQLVAGIHTPAQPGIATGSALVFAVTLTDFLANPELGEEVFGPTTLLVHYGAESDLLNAAKKLQGHLTATIHGTEADIANAHDLIRVLETKVGRILFNGYPTGVEVCHSMVHGGPFPATSDGRSTSVGTQAIFRFTRPVCYQDFPNAALPAELQQSNPTAIMRLVNGTLTRE, encoded by the coding sequence ATGGAAACGCAGGAACTGAAGCTCGCCGGTCTCTCGCTCATCGGCACACACCACCCAGCCTCTACCGGCAAAGAGTTCTACGGCATCAACCCTGCCACGGGCGCGAAGCTCGAACCGGCATTCCATTCCGCGACCACGGCTGATGTCGATCAGGCCGCTGCACTCGCCGCCACAGCCGCGCCCGCCTACGCCGCCCTCACCGGCAAACAGCGCGCCGCCTTCCTCCGCAGCATCGCCGACGGCCTCACCGCACAAGGCGAAGCCATCATCGCCCGAGCCAACCAGGAGTCCGGCTTGCCCCTGCCCCGGTTGACAGGAGAGTTAGGCCGCACCACAGGCCAGCTCAAGCTCTTCGCCGATCTCCTCGACGAAGGCTCATGGGTCGACGCCCGCATCGACCTCGCCCTGCCCGACCGCAAGCCACTTCCTCGCGCCGACCTCCGCTCCATGCTCCGCCCACTCGGCCCGGTTGCCGTCTTCGGTGCCAGCAACTTCCCCCTCGCCTTCTCGGTCGCCGGTGGAGACACGGCCTCTGCCCTCGCCGCGGGCAATCCCGTCATCGTCAAGGCACACCCCGCCCATCCCGGAACCAGCGAACTCGTCGGCCTCATCATCCGTCAGGCCGTCGCGAACGCTGGCCTGCCCGCAGGAGTCTTCTCCCTGCTCTTCGACAGCGGCATCGAGATCGGCGTAGCCCTCGTTCAGCACCCCACCATTAAGGCCGTAGCCTTCACCGGCTCCGCCCCCGCCGGTCAGGCCCTCATGCGCCTCGCCGCTGGTCGCCCCGAACCAATCCCCTGCTACGCCGAGATGGGCAGCACTAATCCCCTCTTCATCCTGCCCAACGCCATGCGCGAACGCAGCGCGCAACTCGCACAAGGCCTGCAGGGATCGTTCACCCTCGGCTCCGGCCAGTTCTGCACCAAGCCCGGCGTCGTCTTCATCCCCGAGGCCGATAGCGCCGCCTTCACCGAAGCCCTCCAGACGGGCGTCTCCACGCTCGGACAGAACGGAATGCTCACCGAGGGCATCGCCACCAAGTACAACAAGGCCGTCCAGCAACGTCTCGCCGAGGGCCAGGCCCAGCTCGTCGCTGGAATCCACACGCCCGCACAACCCGGCATCGCCACGGGCTCCGCGCTCGTCTTCGCCGTAACCCTCACCGACTTCCTCGCCAACCCCGAGCTGGGCGAAGAGGTCTTCGGACCCACCACCCTCCTCGTCCACTATGGAGCCGAGTCCGACCTCCTCAACGCCGCCAAAAAGTTACAGGGCCATCTCACCGCCACCATCCACGGCACCGAAGCTGACATCGCCAACGCCCACGACCTCATCCGCGTCCTCGAAACCAAGGTAGGCCGCATCCTCTTCAACGGCTATCCAACGGGCGTCGAAGTCTGCCACTCCATGGTCCACGGCGGTCCGTTCCCTGCCACCTCCGACGGCCGCTCCACCTCCGTCGGCACCCAGGCCATCTTCCGCTTTACCCGCCCCGTCTGCTACCAGGACTTCCCCAACGCCGCACTCCCCGCTGAGCTCCAACAGTCCAACCCCACCGCCATCATGCGCCTGGTCAACGGCACCCTCACCCGCGAGTAG
- a CDS encoding choice-of-anchor D domain-containing protein encodes MIKVSRPLAALAAVLLLSFAPTIRAQTTGPQQITFAGLRAVQQQGQFNAVAADSAGNLYLLLDQKDGVRLLKTNATATTILAQALLGAPGDTGLAMALDPSGNVYITGTTTSGALTATAGAAFRNPADTSVNSFVAKYDSSLNLEFATYCGSGRTAAAAIAATADAVFITGLTYGSTLPVTPSGIIQAPAFGSTQNGFVEKFSANGSRLLYATYLSGATGDTTPAAIAADSTDNAYIAGFTTAPGFPTIAALIPRALAPTSGFLIKLTPAGDGITFSTFIPGAGISSVAIDAATSNLLLSGTVALGQFPILNAPTPLANLPYQVLLRMPLDGSAVISSTVIAPGTQSSLATASGKVWIDGNLSVPLLPLTPLSGIGTGFAVRVSGTQAATLVDQTARFGGLAAANPGFASLPLTLTSLAVDTTGAAIFAGGAAPTASGELLATETFDLPINNAPTNALLSSIHDAVLTPGSCDGSLCAGSAAYLARITPTAGAALALSTDAAPRIVLRNLGSTEAETLQVTAQNFTVASTCGTTLPAGGECNLLLTGAGPGSITAQASNAVPQTAAISAITAATSTIVFSPKELDFGIQTAADQPLTRTITVTNLGPTTQIFTSSLSSRPGFTPYTFAESSSTCTVAGLTSSKQLAPGATCQITLSFTAASDPTKDGIAQAFWIVGTGNVLLTGYAQAAPLSLSSATIDFGTQFSGGLTSPRHLYISNNSSTTLSHTTISLAGSSPFSVTDHCPAQLEPRTICLLQFGYQATATTSSDSQTLTVDGLPLLVTGETIPQPGVNGSTPNPTLSVSPGAIAFANAVVVTGVSTSTQTVTIQNTGTAAFSLALALTGDFTDQTSCTATLAAGASCSAVLTLAPSQPGVRNGLLSVTAGSNTTSTDVSLSGTGTPILTANNGTLDLGNVPLGQPTVQWFKVTQPFTTFTAATFSSTFQVVLVEDIGYGHGQLPPSSFLPATTGSCINCWLGIQFTPTANGPQTGSLTLASSTSGNPYLLNLTGNGVALSGLILTPLSQDFGTIAVHSSSAPTLFTLTNATPGSVPISVSAPAATGDFILSTAPTGGAPCNGNLGVNASCFVQVLFAPTTTGQRTGTLTLPTGVGTVTASLTGFASADPGVAFNPATLVFNNVPGSTATQQTITVSNTSSTPLQVGIPTPLIPAFTAISFCGTLAPAATCTIVVTYTPATATLTDTLRVPITTTSGGSPLTTTYAVPLSATYTTENSGLQILPNTANFGPSTVNGLGGTRQFTINNLTAKSLALAIALPREFVLSGPPCAGLAPNASCDFSVSFLPLTNGPITGTLFAQATPTDGSATINGLGIVQGYGTGTNSLTITGNLSPGRLINFGQVPSGQSALQVLTLTNTSSPAASTTASTITIRRVTSQWPFLSTTTCGTNLTIGQSCTVTLAYTPLNQVASGTASPTATTDSGLLTIESDAVSGPDLIDLTGTAAPSAVTAPANAAPLVAFTASQNSLTFATTPIGFTSAPQFVTLANTGNTVLHIAGLTTTPGFTATGPCATLVPGASCLLTITFAPQISAQPAGTRIGAVEITSDSSTSLEYLSLLGTASPSTLVFQPGALNFGTSLVGVSATLPILITNAGTTAATFNGITTTGDYAATNTCPATGSALAPNASCTIAVTFTPTTTGIRPGTLSLPSNVSATPLIATLTGVGVQSRLQINPGTLAFASTLVNTTASLSLTLANTGTASITGIHFATTGDYAVTAPCSFTTLSAGASCSVTLAFTPTATGTRAGTLTISSSDPTSPNAIALTGIGITTITPSTASFSLTVNGTSSASITVDQTRPATYTLAVTPLNGYTGTVVLTCNAVTAAPGAVCSMLPSSVTLSGTAQSAFVTINTVTSSRLRTSPLHEAREATTFCILIPAALFFWGMRKRLRLAGHPASFFLALLFSTMMLVATGCGSGGDPNLHISPSGTYQYSVTASSTAGTPLTRNVTLNLTIP; translated from the coding sequence ATGATAAAAGTATCCCGGCCCCTCGCAGCGCTCGCCGCCGTTCTCCTGCTCTCCTTTGCTCCGACCATCCGCGCGCAAACTACAGGCCCCCAGCAGATCACCTTCGCCGGTCTCCGCGCCGTCCAGCAGCAGGGCCAGTTCAACGCCGTAGCCGCCGATAGCGCAGGCAACCTCTACCTCCTGCTCGACCAGAAGGACGGCGTTCGCCTCCTCAAGACCAACGCCACCGCGACCACCATCCTCGCGCAGGCGCTGCTCGGCGCTCCAGGTGACACAGGCCTCGCCATGGCCCTCGACCCCTCCGGCAATGTCTACATCACCGGAACCACCACCTCCGGCGCCCTCACCGCTACCGCTGGAGCGGCCTTCCGCAACCCGGCCGACACCTCCGTCAACTCCTTCGTAGCCAAGTACGACTCCAGCCTCAACCTCGAATTCGCCACCTACTGTGGCTCAGGCCGAACCGCTGCCGCAGCCATCGCCGCCACCGCCGATGCCGTCTTCATCACCGGCCTCACCTACGGCAGCACCCTGCCCGTCACGCCCTCCGGCATCATCCAGGCCCCCGCCTTTGGCAGCACACAGAACGGCTTCGTCGAGAAGTTCTCCGCGAACGGCAGCCGTCTCCTCTACGCCACCTATCTCAGCGGAGCCACCGGCGACACCACCCCAGCAGCCATCGCCGCCGATAGCACCGACAACGCCTACATCGCAGGCTTCACCACCGCGCCGGGCTTTCCCACCATCGCCGCCCTCATCCCAAGAGCCCTCGCGCCGACCTCCGGCTTCCTCATCAAACTCACCCCGGCAGGCGATGGCATCACCTTCTCTACCTTCATTCCCGGTGCAGGCATCAGCTCCGTCGCCATCGACGCCGCAACCAGCAACCTCCTGCTCTCTGGAACTGTAGCCCTCGGCCAGTTCCCCATCCTTAACGCCCCCACACCGCTCGCCAACCTGCCCTATCAAGTCCTCCTCCGCATGCCGCTCGACGGCAGCGCCGTCATCTCGTCGACCGTCATCGCACCCGGCACGCAATCCTCGCTCGCCACCGCTTCTGGAAAGGTCTGGATAGACGGCAATCTCTCCGTCCCACTGCTCCCGCTCACCCCACTCAGCGGCATCGGCACAGGATTCGCCGTGCGCGTCTCCGGCACCCAGGCCGCCACCCTCGTCGACCAAACAGCACGCTTCGGAGGACTAGCCGCAGCGAATCCCGGCTTCGCCAGCCTGCCCCTCACCCTCACCTCACTCGCAGTCGACACCACCGGAGCAGCCATCTTTGCCGGTGGCGCCGCTCCGACAGCAAGCGGCGAGCTCCTCGCCACGGAGACCTTCGACCTCCCCATCAACAACGCCCCCACGAATGCACTCCTGTCCAGCATCCACGATGCCGTCCTCACCCCCGGCTCCTGCGACGGCAGTCTCTGCGCAGGATCAGCCGCCTACCTCGCCCGCATCACGCCAACCGCCGGGGCCGCACTCGCCCTCTCGACCGATGCCGCCCCTCGCATCGTCCTCCGCAATCTAGGCTCAACCGAAGCCGAAACCCTTCAGGTCACCGCCCAGAACTTCACCGTGGCCAGCACCTGCGGAACAACCCTCCCGGCTGGCGGAGAATGCAACCTCCTCCTCACCGGCGCAGGTCCAGGAAGCATCACCGCCCAGGCCAGCAACGCCGTTCCCCAGACCGCCGCCATAAGCGCAATCACCGCCGCAACCAGCACCATCGTCTTCTCGCCAAAGGAGCTCGACTTCGGCATCCAGACCGCCGCCGACCAGCCCCTCACCCGCACTATCACCGTCACCAATCTAGGTCCAACCACCCAGATCTTTACCTCCTCGCTCAGCAGCCGCCCCGGCTTTACCCCCTACACCTTCGCCGAGTCCTCCAGCACCTGCACCGTGGCTGGCCTCACCTCCTCGAAGCAGCTTGCACCCGGCGCAACCTGCCAGATCACCCTCAGCTTCACCGCCGCCAGCGACCCCACCAAAGACGGCATCGCCCAGGCCTTCTGGATCGTCGGCACCGGCAACGTCCTCCTTACCGGCTACGCCCAGGCCGCACCGCTCAGCCTCTCCTCGGCGACGATCGACTTCGGCACCCAGTTCAGCGGCGGCCTCACCTCCCCGCGCCACCTCTACATCTCAAACAACTCCTCCACCACCCTCTCCCACACCACCATCAGCCTCGCGGGAAGCTCCCCCTTCAGCGTCACTGACCACTGCCCCGCCCAACTCGAACCGCGTACCATCTGCCTGCTCCAGTTCGGCTATCAGGCCACCGCGACAACTTCCTCAGACTCCCAGACCCTCACCGTCGACGGTCTGCCCCTCCTCGTCACCGGCGAGACCATCCCGCAGCCCGGCGTCAACGGAAGCACCCCCAACCCGACCCTGAGCGTCTCCCCAGGCGCGATCGCCTTCGCCAACGCCGTCGTTGTCACCGGCGTTTCCACTTCCACCCAGACCGTCACCATCCAGAACACCGGCACCGCAGCCTTCTCGCTCGCGCTCGCCCTCACCGGCGACTTCACCGACCAGACAAGCTGCACAGCCACCCTTGCCGCCGGAGCATCCTGCAGCGCCGTCCTCACCCTCGCCCCCTCACAGCCCGGGGTCCGCAACGGCCTCCTCTCCGTAACTGCGGGCAGCAACACCACATCGACGGACGTCTCGCTCAGCGGCACCGGCACCCCGATCCTCACCGCAAACAACGGCACACTCGACCTCGGCAACGTTCCTCTCGGCCAACCCACCGTGCAGTGGTTCAAAGTGACGCAGCCTTTCACAACCTTCACCGCAGCCACGTTCAGTTCAACCTTTCAGGTCGTACTCGTCGAAGACATCGGCTACGGACACGGTCAGCTTCCTCCCTCGAGCTTCCTCCCCGCCACCACAGGAAGCTGCATCAACTGCTGGCTGGGCATCCAGTTCACCCCCACAGCCAACGGTCCGCAGACCGGTTCCCTCACCCTCGCCTCCTCGACCTCCGGCAATCCTTACCTCCTCAATCTCACCGGGAACGGCGTCGCCCTCTCGGGCCTGATCCTCACCCCACTCAGCCAGGACTTCGGGACCATCGCCGTCCATAGTTCGAGCGCTCCCACCCTCTTCACCCTCACCAACGCCACTCCCGGCAGCGTTCCCATAAGCGTCTCGGCACCCGCCGCCACCGGGGACTTCATCCTCAGCACCGCGCCCACCGGCGGCGCGCCCTGCAACGGCAACCTCGGCGTCAACGCCTCCTGCTTCGTCCAGGTCCTCTTCGCCCCCACCACCACCGGCCAGCGAACAGGCACCCTCACCCTCCCCACCGGCGTCGGCACCGTCACTGCCTCGCTCACCGGCTTTGCCTCGGCCGACCCCGGCGTTGCCTTCAACCCCGCCACCCTCGTCTTCAACAACGTTCCCGGCAGCACGGCCACCCAGCAGACCATCACCGTCTCGAACACCAGCAGCACCCCACTCCAGGTAGGCATCCCAACCCCACTCATTCCCGCCTTTACCGCCATAAGCTTCTGCGGCACCCTCGCGCCCGCCGCGACCTGCACCATCGTCGTCACCTACACCCCGGCGACCGCCACCCTCACCGACACCCTCCGTGTCCCCATCACCACAACCTCCGGCGGCAGCCCACTCACCACCACCTACGCCGTGCCGCTCTCTGCCACCTACACCACCGAGAACTCCGGCCTCCAGATCCTTCCCAACACCGCAAACTTCGGCCCATCTACCGTCAACGGCCTCGGCGGAACCCGCCAGTTCACCATCAACAATCTCACTGCAAAGTCCCTCGCCCTCGCCATAGCCTTGCCCCGAGAATTCGTCCTCTCTGGCCCTCCCTGCGCCGGCCTCGCCCCCAACGCTAGCTGCGACTTCTCCGTGTCCTTCCTTCCACTCACCAACGGCCCCATCACCGGAACCCTCTTCGCCCAGGCCACCCCTACTGACGGCTCAGCCACCATCAACGGCCTCGGCATCGTTCAGGGCTACGGCACCGGCACCAACTCCCTCACCATCACGGGCAATCTCTCCCCCGGCCGCCTCATCAACTTCGGCCAGGTCCCCTCAGGCCAGTCTGCCCTGCAGGTCCTTACCCTCACCAACACCTCCAGCCCCGCCGCGTCGACCACCGCCAGTACCATCACCATCCGCCGCGTCACCAGCCAGTGGCCCTTCCTCTCCACCACCACCTGCGGCACCAACCTCACCATCGGCCAGAGCTGCACCGTCACCCTCGCCTACACGCCGCTCAATCAGGTCGCCAGCGGCACTGCATCACCCACCGCCACCACCGACAGCGGTCTCCTCACCATCGAAAGTGACGCCGTCTCCGGCCCCGACCTCATCGACCTCACCGGCACCGCCGCCCCATCCGCCGTCACCGCGCCCGCAAACGCCGCCCCCCTCGTAGCCTTCACCGCCTCGCAGAACTCCCTCACCTTCGCCACCACGCCGATCGGCTTCACCTCCGCCCCGCAATTCGTCACCCTCGCCAACACTGGGAACACCGTCCTTCACATCGCCGGTCTCACCACCACCCCGGGCTTCACCGCCACCGGCCCCTGCGCCACCCTCGTCCCCGGCGCAAGCTGTCTCCTCACCATCACCTTTGCCCCGCAGATCTCCGCCCAACCCGCAGGCACGCGCATCGGCGCCGTCGAGATCACCTCCGACTCCAGTACCTCGCTTGAATACCTCAGCCTTCTCGGCACCGCCAGCCCCTCCACCCTCGTCTTCCAGCCCGGCGCACTCAACTTCGGCACCTCCCTCGTCGGCGTTTCCGCTACGCTGCCCATCCTCATCACCAATGCTGGCACCACGGCCGCCACCTTCAACGGCATCACCACCACAGGCGACTACGCAGCCACCAACACCTGCCCCGCCACCGGCTCAGCCCTCGCCCCCAACGCAAGCTGCACCATCGCCGTCACCTTCACCCCAACCACCACCGGCATCCGCCCCGGCACCCTAAGCCTCCCAAGCAACGTCTCCGCCACGCCCCTCATCGCCACCCTTACCGGCGTAGGCGTCCAGTCGCGCCTCCAGATCAACCCCGGAACTCTCGCCTTCGCCAGCACCCTCGTTAACACCACCGCCAGCCTCTCGCTCACCCTCGCCAACACCGGTACAGCCTCCATCACCGGCATCCACTTCGCCACTACGGGCGACTACGCCGTCACCGCCCCTTGCTCCTTCACCACCCTCTCCGCAGGCGCAAGCTGCTCTGTTACCCTCGCCTTCACACCCACCGCCACAGGCACCCGCGCCGGAACCCTCACCATCAGCAGCTCCGATCCCACCTCGCCAAACGCCATAGCCCTCACCGGCATAGGCATCACCACCATCACCCCCAGCACCGCCTCATTCAGCCTTACCGTCAACGGTACCTCCTCCGCCAGCATCACGGTCGACCAGACGCGACCCGCGACCTACACCCTCGCCGTCACCCCGCTCAACGGCTACACCGGCACCGTCGTCCTCACCTGCAACGCCGTCACCGCCGCCCCCGGAGCCGTCTGCTCCATGCTGCCCTCGAGCGTCACCCTCAGCGGCACCGCGCAGTCCGCCTTCGTGACCATCAACACCGTCACCTCATCCAGACTTCGGACCTCGCCACTCCACGAGGCCCGCGAGGCCACCACCTTCTGCATCCTCATTCCCGCCGCGCTCTTCTTCTGGGGAATGCGCAAGCGCCTCCGCCTGGCTGGCCACCCAGCCTCATTCTTCCTCGCACTCCTCTTCAGCACCATGATGCTTGTCGCCACAGGCTGCGGCAGCGGCGGAGACCCCAACCTCCACATCTCCCCCTCGGGCACCTATCAATACAGCGTCACCGCAAGCTCCACCGCAGGCACGCCCCTCACCCGGAACGTAACCCTCAACCTGACCATCCCCTAA
- a CDS encoding pyridoxal phosphate-dependent aminotransferase, with amino-acid sequence MTDRFSARTSWDTGESLLSAAVRAAREAGRTLIDLTVSNPTVCGFRYDEAAILGALRAGEGMRYDPDPRGMRSAREAVAGYYADHGADVDPDALVLTTSTSEGYGYLFRLLCDAGDEVLVAQPGYPLFDFLADLEDVRLRTYPLFYDYGWWIDFAELEQRIGPRTKAILVVHPNNPTGHWTARMERERLREICARHGLALIVDEVFLDYPLVESAEAVSFAAEASPVLTFVLSGMSKIAGLPQMKVGWLLTLGPDGSRREALARLEVIADTFLSMNAPVQLALPHWLDGRCGIQEQILGRVRGNLAAVEGCGMQVLQTEAGWSAVLRLGGTAEGFVNGVGVVVHPGAFYGLAGENRKVVSLLTPEVIFRAGMEQLVDATFVSS; translated from the coding sequence GTGACGGATCGGTTTTCAGCGCGGACGAGTTGGGATACGGGGGAGAGTTTGCTGTCGGCGGCGGTGCGCGCGGCGCGTGAGGCTGGTCGGACGCTGATCGATCTGACGGTGTCGAACCCTACGGTGTGTGGGTTTCGCTACGATGAGGCAGCGATCCTCGGTGCGCTGAGGGCGGGTGAGGGGATGCGGTACGACCCTGATCCGCGGGGGATGCGGTCGGCGCGGGAGGCGGTGGCGGGGTACTACGCGGACCATGGGGCGGATGTGGATCCGGATGCGCTGGTGCTGACGACAAGCACGAGTGAAGGGTACGGGTATCTGTTTCGCTTGCTTTGCGATGCGGGGGACGAGGTACTGGTGGCGCAGCCGGGGTATCCGCTGTTCGACTTTCTGGCAGACCTTGAGGATGTGCGACTGCGGACGTATCCGCTGTTTTATGACTACGGGTGGTGGATCGACTTTGCGGAGCTGGAGCAGAGAATCGGGCCGCGAACGAAGGCGATCCTGGTGGTTCACCCGAACAATCCAACAGGGCACTGGACGGCGCGGATGGAGCGCGAGCGGCTTCGGGAGATCTGCGCGCGGCATGGGTTGGCGCTGATTGTGGATGAGGTATTTCTGGATTATCCGCTGGTGGAGTCGGCTGAGGCGGTGAGCTTTGCTGCGGAGGCTAGTCCGGTGCTGACGTTTGTGCTGAGCGGCATGAGCAAGATCGCCGGACTGCCGCAGATGAAGGTGGGGTGGCTACTGACGCTTGGGCCGGACGGGTCGAGGCGGGAGGCGCTGGCTCGGCTGGAGGTGATTGCGGATACGTTCCTGTCGATGAACGCGCCGGTGCAGTTGGCGCTGCCGCACTGGCTGGATGGACGGTGCGGGATCCAGGAGCAGATTTTAGGGCGGGTTCGGGGAAATCTGGCTGCAGTTGAGGGGTGTGGAATGCAGGTGCTCCAGACGGAGGCTGGGTGGAGCGCGGTGCTGCGGCTGGGCGGAACGGCGGAAGGATTTGTGAACGGCGTGGGTGTGGTGGTGCATCCGGGGGCGTTTTACGGGCTGGCGGGGGAGAACCGGAAGGTGGTCAGCCTGCTGACGCCTGAAGTGATCTTCAGAGCAGGAATGGAGCAGTTAGTCGATGCTACTTTCGTTAGTAGCTAG
- a CDS encoding toll/interleukin-1 receptor domain-containing protein — protein sequence MSARIIMSFAMANHGYEFATWLRHQLMNRYQLGYPDSVYVDFHVARLVPVPAPIHNKPKVTLDIAPDMRPHMRSETKAFPIGARRSDWEALYKNAMQTASVMLIAYTPEYKASDWCMKEVRMVHLENGKRRQAGRPPLRTIVMEFTSAEGQIVGLGEPTMTRLRVSKTPGNGIGLAWDRNDYILSGGDMIALTNLIGQNV from the coding sequence ATGTCAGCCAGGATCATTATGAGCTTCGCCATGGCCAATCATGGTTACGAATTTGCCACATGGCTTCGCCACCAACTCATGAATCGCTACCAGCTGGGCTACCCCGATTCCGTCTATGTCGACTTCCACGTAGCTCGTCTTGTTCCCGTTCCCGCTCCCATTCACAACAAGCCAAAGGTCACCCTCGATATCGCACCCGACATGCGCCCCCACATGCGCTCCGAGACAAAGGCCTTCCCCATCGGAGCACGGCGAAGCGATTGGGAGGCGCTTTACAAAAATGCCATGCAGACCGCCTCCGTCATGCTCATCGCCTACACCCCCGAGTACAAAGCCAGCGACTGGTGCATGAAAGAGGTCCGCATGGTCCACCTCGAAAATGGTAAGCGTCGCCAGGCCGGAAGGCCGCCCCTCCGCACCATCGTGATGGAGTTCACCTCGGCCGAAGGCCAGATCGTCGGTCTCGGCGAGCCCACAATGACGCGCCTCAGGGTAAGTAAAACGCCCGGCAACGGCATCGGCCTCGCATGGGATCGCAACGATTACATTCTTAGTGGTGGCGACATGATCGCCCTGACAAACCTCATCGGCCAAAATGTGTAA
- a CDS encoding HAD family hydrolase, with product MSNTIETSLEITTPIDAVLFDYGLVLSGPPNAKAWARMRTITGLDEESLHREYWAHRHEYDRGTHIAYAYWELVAAGNGLTFTPEQIADLVATDTDLWTDLNYPMVEWARALQQAGIRTGILSNLGDAMAAGLLKKFDWLSGFYHCTWSHALQIAKPERAIYQHATEGLATAPDRILFVDDRADNIAAAQEFGMKTIQYRDHAQFADEMYARGFGPLLHPRPHDPAHDALDKTKAL from the coding sequence ATGTCCAACACCATCGAAACCTCCTTAGAGATCACCACGCCCATCGACGCCGTCCTCTTTGACTATGGCCTCGTCCTCTCCGGCCCTCCGAACGCCAAGGCCTGGGCCCGCATGCGCACCATCACCGGCCTCGATGAGGAGTCACTCCACCGCGAATACTGGGCCCATCGCCACGAGTACGACCGCGGCACCCACATCGCCTACGCCTATTGGGAGTTGGTCGCCGCCGGTAACGGCCTCACGTTTACGCCCGAGCAAATCGCCGACCTCGTCGCCACAGACACCGACCTCTGGACCGACCTCAACTACCCCATGGTTGAGTGGGCCCGCGCCCTCCAGCAGGCCGGCATCCGCACCGGCATCCTCTCGAACCTCGGCGATGCCATGGCCGCTGGTCTCCTCAAGAAGTTCGACTGGCTCAGCGGCTTCTACCACTGCACCTGGTCCCACGCCCTCCAGATCGCCAAGCCCGAGCGCGCCATCTATCAGCACGCCACAGAAGGCCTCGCCACCGCCCCTGACCGCATCCTCTTCGTCGATGACCGCGCCGACAACATCGCCGCCGCCCAGGAGTTCGGCATGAAGACCATTCAATATCGTGATCACGCCCAGTTTGCCGATGAGATGTATGCGCGGGGCTTCGGACCCCTGCTGCACCCGAGGCCGCATGATCCCGCTCACGACGCGCTCGACAAAACTAAAGCGTTGTAA